The sequence CTACCCAGACATGGTACAACATCTTTGCGCGACAACGTGACGAAAAACACCCAACTCCAGCATTTCATACGCCAGATTCACTTGAAAACATCAGAACAATTGAAAAAATTGATACAGACACAAGAAATTAACTTCATAAACTTATCCAACGATCCATTGCAGGAGAAGTTTTTTTTGATTTGCTAGAAGACACTACTTCGACATACAGCAACACTGTATACAATCTACACCTATCATGCTGCTACAACTGCAAAAAACTTGCTATATGGGCTCACGAAAAAATGATTCATCCTTCTGTTGAATTTGAAATTGAACCTAATCAAGACCTTACTGACGAAATTCAATCCGATTTTAACGAAGCGCGCAGTATTGTACAAAACTCTCCACGAGGAGCAGCACTTTTACGGTTATGCATCCAAAAGCTATGCATTCAACTTGGAGAAAATGGGAAAAATATAAATTCAGACATATAATCACTCGTCAAAAAAGGACTCAACCCTCTAATACAAAAATCTCTTGACGCAGTTCGTGTCATAGGAAATTCAGCAGTTCACCCAGGAGAGATGAACATAAAAGACGACATCAACACAGCTAAACAGCTATTTCATTTGATTAATTTAATAACTGAGCAAATGATCACAACACCCAGAAAAATAAGTGAACTTTACGAAGCCCTTCCTGAATCATCACTTGAACAAATAAAAAATAGAGACGAAATAGTTTAACACTCACAAGCTATATGCAACAACGGAAAAATCATGGTTGAATACAAAAACAGATCAAAAGCATATAAAATTGTCGACAACTTGATCGGTAATTTTATTGGATGGAAAGAAGCAACGAGCTCGCCTATAGCCAGAGCTTTTTGGAAGTATTTATTTTTCACAATAGTTGTATTAACCTTCATCCTTTTAGAGATTATTTATCCACTCCTAATGGATAATTTACGAGATACAGCAATAGAGTGGCTCCGGGAACTATCCTAACCTATCCCGGCTCCGCGTGCCCGTGAACCTCCACGCTCTGATCGGGCACGCCAACAGTGCTAAATAAAAGTGACGCCCCCCTCTTGACATCTAACGCCAGATGAACTATCTGTTTTCCAGCTAACCAAAAACGGTTAATCACACGCGGATAACCGTAAGCAGTTAGACGTTGCTTGACGAGGAACATGCTGAACTTGATAACTTTTTAACGAGGGGAGAATGATATTATCATTTAAATGCAAAAAAACTAAAAACCTCTATGAATCGGCAAAATCGAGACATTTTAGTGACATAACCAAGACTGCTTTACGTAAGCTCGATATGATAGAAGCAGCCAAAACGCTTGATGACCTAAAAGTGCCTCCCGGTAACCAGTTTGAAGCGCTACAGGGGGACAGATTGGGCCAGCACAGCATTAGGATTAACAAACAGTGGCGAATTTGCTTTGTCTGGGACGAAGCTCATAATTCCGCCATTGAGGTAGAAATAGTCGATTACCACTAGTGTTTGATATGTTGCACCTTATGCTAACGCATCTTCTTGACATTAAAGGCCTAAACAATCCTTAGACTACAATGAAATAAATAATAAATAATAAAATAGAGTCGTTAAGGTTATATAGGACCGTGCTAGCCATCATAATACTGATATAAGCCTAGCTGATGATAATAGGAGTGAGATATGCGTATCAAGACACATCCCGGCGAAGTGTTACGTGAAGAGTTTATGGTTCCTTTCAAGCTGTCTGCCAGCAAGCTGTCAGGCTATCTTGGAGTACCGCTCTCGCGCATAACAGAAATCGTCAATGAGAAGAGGGGTGTGACAGCGGACACGGCAGTACGACTTGCTAAGTTCTTTGGTAATAGCTCTGAGTTTTGGATTAACCTCCAAGTTCAGCATGACCTCTCAAAGGTAAATTCAGAAAAGCAGCCAGAGATCAAACGTATCCCGAACTGCCATGAAGTGGCGGCCTGTTTCTAGGCAAAACAAGGGGGGAAGGCAACTTCCCCCCTTTCTTTTTATCCCGTAATCCCCTCTAACTTCCCCCTATCCTCTCCAACCGCCTCCGCGTGCCCGTGCACTTCCCCACTCTGATCGGGCTTTGGAACAGCCCCGCCTTGGTGCGTATGGTCCGCCAGCACGTGCAGGGCATCGCGCACATGCTCCCATACGTCCAGCATCAGGTGCAGCAGGCTCACTGTGCCGGAACCGAACCGCATGGAGCCGCCAAACTCCCACACCAGATTCTGTGCGGTCATGATCTTGTGCCCGGTGATGATCTCCGATGAATCGCCGCCCACGGTGGTAACCAGATCCCCCGTTACGGTCTCCACCTGGTTGCCGCCTACGCTCTCGGCCACGTCACCCGCCACCTGTTCGGTCACGTCCCCGCGCACATCCAGCGTCACATTGCGGCCCACAACGGCCTTGGCATCCTGCCCCACCGTGCTGCCCATATCTCTGGCCGTGGTCAATGACAGGGAATCTCCAGACGACAACCGCGCAGATCCGGCAGAAAGAAGCCGCAGCGCCCCCAGCGCCTCGATGCGCTTCACGCCGTCCACCCGCTCCGTGCTGTTCTCGGTCACGCGGCGGATCTCGCGCGCCACGGTTTCCATTTTCTGCACGGCGGTGATGAGCCGGTCGCGGCTGGCATCCGTTATGGCCATGTCCGTTTCGCGCGTCCAGTTGCCGTCCGCATCCGCGCTCTGGTGTACCGCCTCGCCCTGCATCCAGCGCAGTTCTCCGGCCCGCAGTTGCGGCAGCGATAGCCCCAGCGGATACACCTGCCGGATAAGCGGATGATCGGGCCGCCCGTAGGCGAACTCCACCACCACAAGGCTGCCCGTCTGCGGAAAGCCGAACAGGCCCGCCTCCTGACCGCATCCCACAGGAACCGGCAACGGCACAGCCTCATACGTGGGATACGCCGGATCCGGCTCGCCTTCAGGGGTCAGCACCTCAATATCCACAGCATACCGGGGCCGGAACCGCTCGCACGTGCCGCCGTCCTTTGGCGCATCCGCCACGGCCAGCACGCGGGCATAGCGCGGCACATGCAGCCCCGCCGCTATCTCCGGAAACAGCTTGAGCACTATCTTTCGAATTGCTTCTCGCACGTGGCCACCATGTTCTCCCCGCGCAGCTGCAGCGCGGTTACATATTCCCCGTTCAGAAGCACACCGGGGCGCAGGGCGGGCAGCACGGGCAGGGTTTTGCCGCCGTTTGCATCGCAGGCGCTGAACCAGCGCTCCTCCACCGTTACGGGCCGCGTTGCCCAGCGGCTGTTATCCCAGCTGCCCACATACACCTTGTCGTCGCCCTGTTGCTGCCACACGTACCGCTCAATGCCAAACACCGCGCCCAGGCTGTCCATGCCCTGATGCCCGCTGCCGAACGCGGCAAAACTGGCCACCGGTTTGGCGGCATACACCCCATCCCCCATGATGAACGAAAGCCCGGTGCGCTCGGCATACGCTGCAAGCACGTCCTGCAGCGTAGGATGCCGCAGGAAAATAGGCATGTGCACGTCCAGCAGCGCGGTCAGCTCGCGGCACATAAGCCGCTGCGTCTGCGCATCCACAGTAACGGATTTCTCCACGTACCCCGTGAAATACAGCTGGTCCGCATCCTGATTGGAAAAGCCCAGATACAACCGCACAAAGCCCGTAAGCGTCACCCCGCTCTGCACCCGGAACATGGCGCGGCCTGGCGCGAGCAGCTCCAGCCGCACATCCTCATCCACCAGCGCAACAGCCGCGCCATCCACGGTCAACCGCTTCCGCAGCTTCATGATGCGCGCTCCTCCGTTCCGGATCCCAGCGCACTGTCCACGGCCTTAAGCAGCTTTTCCAGCAATGTCAGCGGCTCCGCCACAGCCTGTGCGGTCTGCTGTTCCTCGGCCGTCGCCAAATCCACCGCCGCGCCGGAGCTGCTCTGCGTCACCGTCTTGGGAGCCGATTCCCGCTGCTCCACCATCTCCGGACGGCTCTGGAATTCACGCAGCGTGAACGACACATCCCACGCACGCACCCCCTCCGCCTCGTTCACGGCGAAACGGTCCGTAAACTGCACCTGCCGCACCCCCATGGCGTTCACGGTATCGTTCACGCAGTCATAGATGCGCATACGGTCGCCCGTATCCTTGGCCTCTGCCGTCGCGGTCAGCTTCTTCATGCCTGCGACTTCGGTGTACGGAACCTGCAACGATACCGTAAACTGTTTGGGCTTCACGCCCTTGTTCACGGTACTGGTGCTGCTGGTTTCGCCAGAAAGCTCTTCGTTCTTGATTTCCAGAGCCCCCTGCACCATCAGCCCATGCCCCGGCAACACGTAATCGTCCAACATCAAAAATTTGCTCATAGCCCGAGCACCTCACGGAATATGGCCACACGGTCAGAATGCCCTACCCAACATACGGCCGCGCACAGCTTGTAGGCCGCAGCAGGCGCACCGCCCGCCAGCAGCTGTCGCGCCATGTTCTCCGCATCGCCCGCCAGGAACATGCCCAGCCCCGCGTCACCGAAACAGGCGGATGCAAACGCACTCCATGCCGCCTCCAACTGCGCCACATGAGCGGCCCGTTCGTTCAGCAACGCGGCCAACTCCGCCTCCGGCGTGGTATTCTCCGCGTCATATGCTTCGCACTGGGCCAGCAATGCGCCCATCTGCGTTTCCATGCTGCGCACCGTAGCGTGCCTGTACGGTGCCGCCGTGGTCCACCATGGTTCGCGCGGGGCCGTGGCTATGATAAGCTTGTCCGCCTCCAGCGATGCCAGTGCCCGGGCGCGACGTTCCGCCAACTGCAACTCTGTGACGGGAAAAACGGCATTGAACGCGGCAAGGGCAGCGGCAAACGGCGCATGGTCAAAGGCATGGATGAGCACCACCACGGCGGCAAGGCTGCCTGCCTCCGGAAGATCCTCTGCGTCCGTTAACTTCGCGGCCAGCGTAGCCACGCAATCCGCCGGGGTCAGGTAGCTGTAGTCGCCGCGCCGGTCTCCTGCAGGATGGATATACGGATGCACGGCCACCATGCGCCCGCCGGATGCCACCAGCGCACCCAGTGCAGCACGCAGGGCAGCGGCACCGGTTGCGGATGCTGCCAGCGGACTGGCCTGCGTCACCGCACCGCCCGTAACCGCCGCAAGCCGGGCCTGTGCCCCTGCAACCTCGCCAGAAATGTCGGAGACAACGGGGCCAAGACCATTCATGATGGTCACAGCCGCAGGCGGCACGGTGAAAAAACACGATTGCCAGCTCATAGCCGCCTACGCCCCCGGCAGCACGTACACAGGGTCAATGGCTGCAATAGCCCCGGCATCATCACCGGCGGCGGCCAGCTGGTCCTCGTAGCGCTGCTGCTGTCCCAGCACTGCTGCGCTCACCGCCTCATACGTGGCCACGTTGGCCAGCACCCTGTCCCGCAGATCCAGCAGGCCAATACCGCGCGTTGCGGCAATGCCGGTGAGCAGCGGTGCGGCAGCGTCCGGATCAACGGACAGCGCGCGGGCCTCCGCCTCCTGTTTGCTCCACGACAGTTTCTCATGCTCGGAATAGTTTGCGGTCAGCGTTGCCATGAACGCATCAGCGCGGGACACTATCTCCCGCCGTTTTGCGGAGCGGGCGGCATCCACATCAACCAGCCACGCCTCGCCGCCCCAGACTGCATACGGGCTATCCGGCGGCTCCTGCGGTGTATAGCCGGGCGGCACGTCCGCGCCTGCGGAAACGTACATCCGCTCGCGCGTTGCCGTGGACCACAACGGAGTTTTAGCGATGGGATTGGGGTAGCTGATCACCAGTACGCCATCCGCGTCCGTTTCCAGCGGAGCACCGTAGTCGTAGCTGTTGATATCAACGTCGGGACGCTCTACCCGCATCGGCTGCACGCCGATTGCCGCGAGCCTGATAACCCACGCTGCGGTTGTTTCGCCTGCCTGCTGCGCGAGGCTGGCGGCAGGATACGCAATACCGGCGTACACCACTGTACGTGCTACGCCGATGGAGCCGTCTTTGTATTTATATTGCATGGTTGCTCCTACAATATGGTGTGTTGAATAACAGAGCCATTCCCGCCATCGCCGCCCTTTGTGCCGCCGATACCACTGCCGCCGACACCGCCGGACACATCAGCGGAACCACTCCATGCGGCAAAACTGACAGACAGCAACAGAACAATACCTCCACCGCTGGCACCGCCGCCCTTGTCAGGGGCGGAGCCTCCGTTCATGCCGCAAGATGAAAATATACCCGTCCCGGCAATTGTGCGGGCGATGATAATAAGCAGCCCTCCGGTGCCGTCCTGCCCGGCACGCGCAGAATTGTTCAAATACGACTTCCCGCCGGGGTTGCCAGCACCGCCTCCAGAATCTTCTGTGCCGTCGTACCCATCTCCACCTTTACCCCCGTATGGGGATGCGTTTACAGCGGATATTGTACCAGAACCACGCCCGTTGCCGCCCCCGCCGGGACCGCCGCTGAAGCATGTCCCTTCAGATCCGTTACCGGACGCGCCGCCAGCAGACGCACCGCTGCCCCCACCGCCGGAACCTCCGGGCGCGGTCTGTCCGGCCACGCCGCTGGTGTTACCCGTCCGAGCTGGCCCCCCTATGCCGCCAACACGGGGGATATCCACAACCAAACCGACCTGAACAATCGGCTGGTTTGTCTCCGCGTTACGGGCTGCGTTGCCGCAACCGGACAGGTCAGACGCACCAGACGAAGTGCCCGGTGCAAATTTGGCAATGCGCAGGCCGCTGATCGGTACTGGCAGGCCATCGCTGGGAGCGACGGGCGTATTGGCGGTGACGGTGCTGTCCGCCGGATTGGCCCTGCAGCCGCGCGCCGTCATGCTCACAGTGCCATTGATGATTACGCTGCCCGTGGCATAGAGCAGCAGGCCACGGCAACGGTGTGCGGTGGTCAGCGTAACCCCGGCCTCCACGGTCAGATTGCGGGCATTGACCACCACCATGTCGCCGTCCTGCACGGACGGCACCGTTATCAGCCCGGCAGTGTTGGTCCAGCCGGGCATGGGCGACCACAACACGCCGTCAAACGACTGCTCGGCACCGGCGGCAACGGTGAGGCGCAGATCCCCGTCACTCCCATCGCCGAACCAGTTTCGCAGGCCGCCACCCAGCGCCGCAGCAGGATGTCTGAAAACGCTCATTACGCCACCGCCTGCATGGTCAGTGCGGCAAAGCCACGAACAACCGGCGACCCCACAGAGCCACGCACCGAGAACATAATCAGGTCTTCCGCGTTGGCATCCTGTGTCACCTCCAGCGCTGTGCCGCCGGGCCAACGCACGGCTGCCGGAAACGCGATTGACCGCCCCCCGGTCGCGTCCTGCAGTGCGGTCAGCTCGTAGGTCGCGCCGGGCTGCGCGTTGGTCAGCGTCACGGTTGTCACAGCATCGGTCAGCGTGATCATGGCCACGGGATTAGCAGCCATGTCCCACGTTACAGCGGCGTCAACGGCAACCAGCGTGGTCACCGGGTAGCGCTGGCCTGCCAGCCACTGGTGGGGATCAGGGAGAAGATCCACAATCTCTTCGGTGAGGTGGACGTGCTCGGCTTCCGCCGCCCCCATATCCGCCGCTGTGCGTCCTGCTATCCACGCCACCACGTTGTCGGCAATGGCCTGCACTCCCAGCGCGGGCCGCAGATCCGTCACCGCACCACCGGCATCAATGGATGCCAGCTGCACAAGATAATGCCGCACACTTGCCCCGTCCGTGTAGTCCGCCTGCGCCGTGCCGGTATCCACCACCACGGGCACCACAACGGCCACAACATCAGATCCCTGCGCCTGCAGGCTCACATCCAGCCACACATCCTTGCTGACCACCGCCCCGGCCTGCACGGGCTGCTCCACGGTATACCGCACGGGTATGCCCTCAATGTACGATGTGCCCGGCTGCAGGGTCAGCGCGCCATCGTTGCCCACCTTGCAGGCATCGCCCCAGAACAGGGCGCGCCCGTATATGTCGCGGTTGCTCGTGCGCTCGCGCTCGTCTATGCCACGCAGCCGGGCGGTGAAATCAATCTGCCACGTTGCCGCCTGAATGATGATGCCGGTTGCAGCCTGAGCGCCGGAGAACTCCAGCAGCATATTGCGGGTCAGGTTATTGCCTGCCGTGTTGGTGCCAAGGTCCGTTTTCCACTTGGCAATCTCCGGCAGGTGCGAGATGGCCACCACCACATCATCCGCGCTGGAGTACAGCCCCAGCCAGTTGAACGTGAAATCGCCAAGGTCGGATCCCAGCAGCATGGAATACACCACCTGATTGGGATTCACGAACCCCCGGTACTCTTCCGGAATGGCATAGGTGTGCACAATGGTGCCTGCATTCGGCATGCCTTCGCTGCGGTCCACAGCAACATTCGGATCCTGCCCAGGCACAAGCGCCAGCACAAAGGTATCCAGCACAAGCGGCAGCCCGGCAGCCTGCTTGCTGGCTATCAGACTTTCGCCTGCAAAGGTTATTGCGGTAGCCATCTATTCCTCACTTGTTACAGTGTCGCGTAGTCATTGCCAAAGTCCACGGATCCAACCCGGATCATGCACGGAGGCACTTTTGCCAGTTCCGCCACGTACTCGTTGCCGAACTCCACCACCCGCATGGAGACGGGCAGGGGCGTGATGATCTTCCAGCGGTAGCGCCTGCAGGTCCGCCCGTAGTGCTGTATAAGTACGGTGAGCAGCGCCTGATTCTCCGCCAGTTGGGAGTCCGTGAGCTGGATATCCACAATATCCCAGTCAATGCCGGGCATGCGCTCCTCAATCTCCACGTAGCCGATGCCCAGCCGCTGGAATATGCGCTTGAATCCGGCCACGCTGCCCGCGTCGCGTGCGTTGGCGTAGGCATATTTGATACGCTTGCGGTACAGGCTGAGCGGTTCACCATCGAACCGGGCGATGTCGCGCTGCCATGCCACCATATCCAGCACCAGCTCGTCGCAGGTGTCGGTGTCCAGCTGGCGTACAGGCCACGCTGCCCACTCCAGCACCTGCGCCCACCATGCCTCTGCGGACAGGCGCAGCTTATCCAGTTCGCCCTTGGCCATCCAAAACGGCAGCGAGATGTTCACGGCCATTTACGCGCCTCCGCCAACAACATTCAGGCTGCCCAGCATGGGTAGCTCCAGCGTGGCCACAATGTCGCCCCGGCCAAACTCCACGGAGGCCAGATCCGGCAGCTGCGCGTGCAGCTCGTCCGCGAGCACAGACAGGGAAAAACGGCTGTGGGGCCACGTGCGCGTCATGTCGTAGTCCGTGCTCTCGCGAAAGGCGGAACGGATGCGCTCTTCCACGCCCTGCATCAGCGCCGCAACCTTCTCCGCCGCAAGGTTGGGTACAGGGTGCACCGTTACGGTCAGGTCCACGCCCAGCACGGGCATGGGGAAGCACAGCATGTCGTCGCCGTGCCCGTGGTTGCCCGCATCGCGGATGTGGGCGTTGATGGTGTCCACAAACTCCTGCGGAGCGGGTCCGGAATCAATCATGATGTACGCGTTTGCACTTCCCGGCCCGCGTGGGGCGTCATGCTCAAATACAATGTAGTCCGTGCGTATGCCCGCAAAGGTGGCTATATCCGCCGTGTACGCAGCATCGTGGTGGTACTGCCCCACGGCGGAAAACTGGTTGCGGCAGCGCAGGCGCAGCTCCTCGTCCGTTTCCTCGTCCGCTCCGGGCACGGCCAGCCATTCTTCCCTGTTGGTTACGGAGGCAATGCCGGATATGGGCTGCGGCAGTATGGAGTAATAGTTCGGCCCCAGATTGTAGGCTGTGCCGGTCGCTGCCGCCTG is a genomic window of Desulfovibrio psychrotolerans containing:
- a CDS encoding bacteriophage T4 gp5 trimerisation domain-containing protein; this translates as MREAIRKIVLKLFPEIAAGLHVPRYARVLAVADAPKDGGTCERFRPRYAVDIEVLTPEGEPDPAYPTYEAVPLPVPVGCGQEAGLFGFPQTGSLVVVEFAYGRPDHPLIRQVYPLGLSLPQLRAGELRWMQGEAVHQSADADGNWTRETDMAITDASRDRLITAVQKMETVAREIRRVTENSTERVDGVKRIEALGALRLLSAGSARLSSGDSLSLTTARDMGSTVGQDAKAVVGRNVTLDVRGDVTEQVAGDVAESVGGNQVETVTGDLVTTVGGDSSEIITGHKIMTAQNLVWEFGGSMRFGSGTVSLLHLMLDVWEHVRDALHVLADHTHQGGAVPKPDQSGEVHGHAEAVGEDRGKLEGITG
- a CDS encoding baseplate complex protein, encoding MSKFLMLDDYVLPGHGLMVQGALEIKNEELSGETSSTSTVNKGVKPKQFTVSLQVPYTEVAGMKKLTATAEAKDTGDRMRIYDCVNDTVNAMGVRQVQFTDRFAVNEAEGVRAWDVSFTLREFQSRPEMVEQRESAPKTVTQSSSGAAVDLATAEEQQTAQAVAEPLTLLEKLLKAVDSALGSGTEERAS
- a CDS encoding baseplate J/gp47 family protein translates to MSSETEKLFTRMLTEAGMPTTASAMQARWDGINTAQGTQITNSSKWSPFWRLVSAIVTEPMKALVSALVTTILPQTFLKTASGAWLDIYAWGVDLARKSAVAAQGHITFTRTNSAGALVIPAGTVVESPSLNGHVYRLQVAATTTIPDKQLTAAVPVQAAATGTAYNLGPNYYSILPQPISGIASVTNREEWLAVPGADEETDEELRLRCRNQFSAVGQYHHDAAYTADIATFAGIRTDYIVFEHDAPRGPGSANAYIMIDSGPAPQEFVDTINAHIRDAGNHGHGDDMLCFPMPVLGVDLTVTVHPVPNLAAEKVAALMQGVEERIRSAFRESTDYDMTRTWPHSRFSLSVLADELHAQLPDLASVEFGRGDIVATLELPMLGSLNVVGGGA
- a CDS encoding HigA family addiction module antitoxin, which codes for MRIKTHPGEVLREEFMVPFKLSASKLSGYLGVPLSRITEIVNEKRGVTADTAVRLAKFFGNSSEFWINLQVQHDLSKVNSEKQPEIKRIPNCHEVAACF
- a CDS encoding type II toxin-antitoxin system RelE/ParE family toxin: MILSFKCKKTKNLYESAKSRHFSDITKTALRKLDMIEAAKTLDDLKVPPGNQFEALQGDRLGQHSIRINKQWRICFVWDEAHNSAIEVEIVDYH
- a CDS encoding phage tail protein, whose protein sequence is MAVNISLPFWMAKGELDKLRLSAEAWWAQVLEWAAWPVRQLDTDTCDELVLDMVAWQRDIARFDGEPLSLYRKRIKYAYANARDAGSVAGFKRIFQRLGIGYVEIEERMPGIDWDIVDIQLTDSQLAENQALLTVLIQHYGRTCRRYRWKIITPLPVSMRVVEFGNEYVAELAKVPPCMIRVGSVDFGNDYATL
- a CDS encoding phage tail protein encodes the protein MATAITFAGESLIASKQAAGLPLVLDTFVLALVPGQDPNVAVDRSEGMPNAGTIVHTYAIPEEYRGFVNPNQVVYSMLLGSDLGDFTFNWLGLYSSADDVVVAISHLPEIAKWKTDLGTNTAGNNLTRNMLLEFSGAQAATGIIIQAATWQIDFTARLRGIDERERTSNRDIYGRALFWGDACKVGNDGALTLQPGTSYIEGIPVRYTVEQPVQAGAVVSKDVWLDVSLQAQGSDVVAVVVPVVVDTGTAQADYTDGASVRHYLVQLASIDAGGAVTDLRPALGVQAIADNVVAWIAGRTAADMGAAEAEHVHLTEEIVDLLPDPHQWLAGQRYPVTTLVAVDAAVTWDMAANPVAMITLTDAVTTVTLTNAQPGATYELTALQDATGGRSIAFPAAVRWPGGTALEVTQDANAEDLIMFSVRGSVGSPVVRGFAALTMQAVA